From the genome of Streptomyces xanthophaeus:
GGACGCCAAGGGCAGCGCGGCCTTCCCCGAGGCGCAGCGCAAGGAACTGCGCCAGGACTGGCGCTGCCAGGAATCCCGGTTCGGCACGCGGCATTCCGTCCTCGTCGGCGACGAGAAGGTGCTGGGCGTGCTCGCGGTGACCGACCCGGGCTCCGTGGCCGCCCTCAAGGCCGGCCAGGCCGTCTCCTTCGACAAGCGCCAGGTCAGGCACGGCCAGATCACCCTGCGGATCATCACCGAGCAGGGCGAGGACGACGTCATGACCGGGCACTACCCCGATACGCCCGGTGAGGACAAGGTCTTCCCCGTCCACGTGGCTCCCGACTCGGCCCAGAGCTGGGGCGTCGAGCTGATCCTGCCGCCCTCGGCGGTCAAGGCCGCCGGACTGGCCACCGCGCCCGTGGGCTCGTACTTCAGCCTCGACGGGGCGGCGTCCAGCGAGCAGCGCCAGAGGATGGACGGGGAGATCGACCGGACGGGCGTGGAGGCCTCCCTGCGCATCGAGGCGGGCTACGAGGGCGACAACAGCCTCGTCATGCTGGCCCTCGCCGTCTTCGCGGGACTCGTCACCATCGGCGCGGCCGGCATCGCCACCGGGCTGGCCCAGGCGGATGCCGAGGCCGACCTGAAGACGCTGGCCGCGGTGGGCGCGGCGCCGCGGGTACGGCGGACGCTGAGCGGCTTCCAGTGCGGGGTGGTCGCCCTGATGGGCGTCGTCCTGGGCTCGGCGGCCGGGATCCTGCCCGCCGTCGGCCTGCGCCTGACGGAACAGCGGGAAGCGGAGGCGCTCTACCGGGAGTCGATCGAACAGGGCTTCGCGGCGGTGACGGAAGCGGTGCCGTACGTACCGATCTCCCTGCCGTGGGAGACCCTCGGCGGGCTGCTCGTCGTGGTTCCGCTGGGCGCGGCCCTGCTGGCGGCCCTGGTCACCCGCTCCAGCGGCGCGCTGGCCCGCCGGGCCGCGGGGTAGGGCCAGGGGCTGGGACCGGTGCCGCGCTTGGTGCCCCCGTACAGGGTGGATCACGACTGTACGGGGGCACACCGTGTGAGTACGGAGGTGTGCGAGAGAATGACGGCATGGAGATGCCGAGGAGTGAACGGTCGCAGGACAGCCCCCCGCACGTCCTGATCGTGGGACAGGACGGGACGGCGGTCGGCGACGCCGATGACGAGTCGCGCGAGGTCCCGGTGACGGAAATGGTCGAACAGCCCGCCAAGGTCATGCGGATCGGCAGCATGATCAAGCAACTCCTGGAAGAGGTACGTGCCGCGCCTCTCGACGAGGCGAGCCGGGTCCGGCTCAAGGACATCCATGCCGCGTCGGTCAAGGAGCTGGAGGACGGCCTGGCTCCGGAGCTCGTGGAGGAACTGGAGCGCCTGTCGCTCCCGTTCACCGAGGAGGCCATTCCCTCCGAGGCCGAACTCCGGATCGCCCAGGCTCAGTTGGTGGGCTGGCTGGAGGGCCTCTTCCACGGCATCCAGACGGCCCTGTTCGCGCAGCAGATGGCGGCGCGGGCGCAGTTGGAGCAGATGCGCCGCGCCCTCCCGCCGGGCGGGCCGCACGACGACGACGAGGACGGCGGCCACGGCGCGATCCGCTCGGGCCCCTACCTCTAGCCCAGAGGCGGACAGCAGAAAAGCGGGTCCGGCCCACGCCCCACCGGCGCGGCCGGACCCGCTTCCGCCGTTTCAGCCTTCTTCAGCCGTCTTCAGCCCCGCCGGCGTTCGAGGCGCCACCTGAGCCCCGCCGGCGTTCGAGGCGCCACCTGAGCCCCGCCGGCGTTCGAGGCGCCATCTTCAGCCCCGCCGGCGTTCGAGGCGCGGGGCTCCGGGGCAGCGCCCCCGGCAGCGGCGCCGCACCCGACGTCCGGCACGCGGGGTGGGGCCCCCGAGAAGTGCGGCTCCCGGCCAGGGACATGGCCGCCGCATACTCAAGGACATGAGCTACGACGCGATCGTGCTGGCCGGCGGCGCCGCCCGGCGACTCGGCGGGGCCGACAAGCCCGCACTGAGCGTCGGCGGCCGC
Proteins encoded in this window:
- a CDS encoding bacterial proteasome activator family protein, yielding MEMPRSERSQDSPPHVLIVGQDGTAVGDADDESREVPVTEMVEQPAKVMRIGSMIKQLLEEVRAAPLDEASRVRLKDIHAASVKELEDGLAPELVEELERLSLPFTEEAIPSEAELRIAQAQLVGWLEGLFHGIQTALFAQQMAARAQLEQMRRALPPGGPHDDDEDGGHGAIRSGPYL